A window of Bacteroidota bacterium contains these coding sequences:
- a CDS encoding T9SS type A sorting domain-containing protein, with amino-acid sequence MVFGNAVDPGSAQFLSQLTLDTSCVHTGTSLQVILLAAGDTSCTPPVLGPVNDECAGAVDINAAFGGTVNVVQAIGPYDNTLATTSSLDPTLGFECFGEPDGTGTGPELNNTLWFTFTGDGETYAVESGTCNGVINYISDGDTQFGLYTGSCGNFTPVACNEDGPSATATTYPAGLTIATTQGTVYYLMVDGFSFQGAISTGEFCLLVKKLTSIGCNDPSLTAGNESQSSSSVCFGDTVNFTTDAVIAPVVGAVSGFSWVISNADISGTHNPLDPATFVASYGFLTSAPAISSLDFVNDTTFLSPGTYYWTPLVFGNAVDASGTAQFLSQLTLDTACIHTGTSLMVTLLAPGDTSCIPPVPGPVNDECVGAIDINASFGGALNVVQSSGPYDNTLATTSASEPTTGFECFGEPNGSGSAPEINNTLWFTFTGDGATYLVESGTCNGVVNYISDGDTQFGLYTGACGSLSPLACNEDGPSATATVYPAGLTIATTAGTVYYLMVDGFNFQGALSQGEYCILVKKLFGVGIAETISTNAGLSVYPSPATDKVNIQFTSGAKGNTELKITDITGREVRKSAIVSTPGANTISVDVKSLANGVYWVSVNDDQGTRTVKFLKK; translated from the coding sequence GTGGTTTTTGGAAATGCAGTTGATCCGGGAAGCGCGCAGTTTTTAAGTCAATTAACATTAGATACTTCTTGTGTACACACAGGTACTTCTCTACAAGTAATTTTGTTAGCTGCCGGAGATACCTCTTGTACTCCTCCTGTGTTAGGTCCTGTTAATGACGAATGTGCCGGCGCTGTTGATATCAATGCTGCATTTGGTGGAACTGTGAATGTGGTTCAAGCAATTGGTCCATATGACAACACACTCGCCACAACTAGTTCATTAGACCCTACACTCGGTTTTGAGTGCTTTGGTGAACCCGATGGAACCGGAACCGGACCTGAATTAAACAATACATTATGGTTTACTTTTACAGGTGATGGTGAAACCTATGCTGTTGAAAGTGGAACATGTAATGGGGTTATAAATTATATCAGCGATGGAGATACCCAATTTGGATTATATACAGGTTCTTGCGGGAACTTTACACCGGTTGCTTGTAATGAAGATGGACCTAGCGCAACAGCCACCACTTATCCTGCAGGTTTAACTATTGCCACTACCCAGGGAACAGTTTATTATTTGATGGTAGATGGATTTAGCTTTCAAGGAGCCATATCAACCGGCGAATTTTGCTTGTTGGTAAAAAAATTAACCAGTATTGGATGCAATGATCCATCGCTTACAGCAGGTAACGAATCTCAATCAAGCAGCAGCGTTTGTTTTGGTGATACGGTAAACTTTACAACAGATGCAGTTATTGCGCCGGTAGTAGGTGCGGTAAGTGGATTTAGCTGGGTAATTTCTAATGCCGATATTTCCGGAACACACAACCCATTAGATCCTGCAACTTTTGTTGCTTCTTATGGCTTCCTAACCTCAGCTCCTGCAATTTCATCTTTAGATTTTGTTAATGACACTACTTTCTTAAGCCCCGGAACCTACTATTGGACTCCGCTTGTTTTTGGTAATGCGGTTGATGCCAGCGGAACAGCGCAGTTTTTAAGTCAATTAACTTTAGATACTGCTTGTATACATACTGGTACATCACTTATGGTAACTCTGCTTGCACCGGGTGATACTTCTTGTATTCCTCCTGTACCGGGTCCGGTTAATGATGAATGCGTTGGCGCTATCGATATCAATGCTTCCTTTGGAGGTGCTTTAAATGTGGTGCAATCTTCTGGGCCATACGATAATACCTTAGCAACCACCAGTGCTTCTGAACCTACTACTGGCTTTGAATGTTTTGGCGAGCCAAATGGAAGTGGTTCTGCTCCCGAAATCAACAATACGCTTTGGTTTACCTTTACAGGGGATGGCGCAACGTATTTGGTTGAAAGCGGCACTTGTAACGGTGTTGTGAACTACATCAGCGATGGAGATACTCAATTTGGATTATATACCGGAGCCTGTGGAAGTTTATCACCTTTAGCTTGTAATGAAGATGGGCCAAGTGCAACAGCAACGGTTTATCCTGCCGGATTAACCATTGCAACTACCGCCGGAACTGTTTACTATTTGATGGTAGATGGATTTAATTTCCAAGGTGCCCTTTCACAAGGTGAATATTGTATATTGGTTAAAAAACTTTTTGGTGTTGGTATAGCTGAAACGATTTCAACAAATGCAGGACTAAGCGTATATCCTTCGCCTGCTACCGATAAAGTTAATATCCAATTTACTTCCGGTGCAAAAGGTAATACCGAATTAAAAATTACAGATATTACCGGTCGTGAAGTGCGCAAATCTGCAATTGTTTCTACTCCTGGTGCAAATACTATTTCTGTTGATGTGAAATCATTGGCAAATGGTGTGTATTGGGTTTCTGTAAATGATGATCAAGGAACACGCACTGTGAAATTTTTGAAAAAATAA
- a CDS encoding sensor histidine kinase yields the protein MRVKVGNILVHILAWLGILSLPFLLSPKADFDPRHNIYPKPEVAYDWGVTVTSILVMLFFYFNTYFLIPKIYLRKKTALYIFSLLLCVVMVCFLNILIMHFVDGSKMDFIKTIPLAIPRIFFIFFIVVMISFALKINFQWRKTEQVKDRFERDKLNAELSYLKAQINPHFLFNTLNSIYTLSVKKSDDTPDAIIKLSKLMRYVISEAHQDFVPLSKEIAYIESYIELEKIRLSTTTTVDYKCSGDLTGLKIAPLILISFIENAFKYGISAQETSFISIQIKVSDTNFHLSVKNKIVRRPAKVTDSTGIGIENSRTRLKMIYPDKYFLDLKESDDTFETELKIELA from the coding sequence ATGAGAGTTAAGGTCGGAAATATTTTAGTACATATATTAGCTTGGCTGGGAATTCTTTCATTGCCCTTTTTGCTCTCGCCTAAAGCCGATTTCGATCCACGACATAACATTTATCCTAAACCGGAAGTAGCTTATGATTGGGGGGTTACCGTTACATCGATTTTGGTAATGCTCTTTTTTTACTTCAATACTTATTTTTTAATCCCCAAAATTTATCTCCGAAAGAAGACAGCTCTCTACATTTTTTCCTTGCTGCTATGTGTGGTGATGGTTTGCTTTTTAAATATCTTGATTATGCACTTTGTGGATGGTTCCAAAATGGATTTTATAAAAACAATTCCACTAGCAATACCGCGCATATTCTTCATTTTTTTTATTGTAGTGATGATTTCATTTGCGCTAAAAATCAATTTTCAATGGCGCAAAACCGAGCAAGTAAAAGATCGCTTCGAGCGCGATAAGCTTAATGCGGAACTCTCCTATCTTAAAGCACAAATTAATCCTCATTTTTTATTTAATACTTTGAATAGTATTTACACTTTGTCTGTAAAAAAATCTGACGACACCCCAGACGCTATCATTAAACTTTCTAAACTGATGCGCTATGTAATCAGTGAAGCACATCAAGATTTTGTGCCCCTAAGCAAAGAAATCGCCTATATCGAAAGTTATATTGAACTCGAAAAAATTAGATTGTCAACCACCACAACCGTTGATTACAAATGCAGTGGCGATTTAACCGGATTAAAAATTGCACCTCTTATCCTCATTTCATTTATCGAAAATGCGTTTAAGTATGGGATTTCAGCCCAAGAAACTTCTTTTATCAGTATCCAAATTAAAGTGAGCGATACAAATTTTCATTTAAGTGTTAAAAACAAAATTGTGCGCCGACCGGCTAAAGTAACCGACAGCACTGGAATTGGAATAGAGAACAGCCGCACCCGTTTAAAAATGATTTATCCCGATAAATATTTTTTAGACCTGAAAGAAAGCGATGACACCTTTGAAACCGAACTTAAAATAGAATTAGCATGA
- a CDS encoding response regulator transcription factor: protein MITCIALDDEPLALDLLQNFASKIPSIDLQKTFTDPEAAAKHLRKFPVDLLFLDIQMPDISGIDFYKSLAQNVMVIFTTAHSEYAVEGFNLSAVDYLLKPYEFSRFEQAVQRAQEYFNFMHQKSSENNNFIYVRADYSLIKIDCNEIEYIEGLDDYIKIFLTGKKPVLTLMSLKGILEKLPAKNFARVHRSFIVPFAKISHIRNKKIQLTSAEVPIGASHEEAFMKAFQLGGGN, encoded by the coding sequence ATGATTACTTGCATTGCCCTTGATGATGAGCCGCTAGCCTTGGATTTATTGCAAAATTTTGCAAGCAAAATTCCAAGTATCGATTTACAAAAAACCTTTACCGACCCCGAAGCCGCAGCAAAGCACTTGCGAAAATTTCCGGTCGACCTGCTATTTCTCGACATACAAATGCCGGATATTTCGGGGATAGATTTTTACAAATCGTTGGCACAAAATGTAATGGTGATTTTCACCACCGCACACAGCGAATATGCTGTGGAAGGATTTAATTTAAGTGCGGTTGATTATCTCTTAAAACCTTATGAATTCAGTCGTTTTGAGCAAGCCGTGCAACGCGCTCAGGAATATTTTAATTTTATGCATCAAAAAAGTTCCGAAAACAATAACTTCATTTATGTGAGAGCCGATTACAGCCTAATAAAAATCGATTGCAACGAAATCGAATACATTGAAGGACTTGACGATTACATAAAAATTTTTCTCACGGGTAAAAAACCTGTGCTCACTTTGATGAGTTTAAAAGGGATATTGGAAAAACTGCCGGCCAAAAATTTTGCACGTGTGCACCGTTCCTTTATTGTTCCCTTCGCAAAAATAAGTCACATCCGAAACAAAAAAATTCAGCTTACTTCGGCTGAGGTGCCTATTGGTGCTAGTCATGAAGAGGCTTTTATGAAGGCTTTTCAGTTGGGTGGTGGGAATTAG
- a CDS encoding ribulose-phosphate 3-epimerase produces MPHLIAPSILSADFANLQRDVEMINASAADWFHVDVMDGVFVPNISLGFPVIKAIKKHAKKPLDVHLMIVHPEKYLADFKAAGADVLTVHLEACIHLHRTLQEIKNLGMQAGVAINPHTSVSLLEDIIADCDLICVMSVNPGFGGQKFIRNTFTKVIELKEMIARTNSSAKIEIDGGVDLLNYKQLIEVGADVLVAGNTVFSSPNPSETIQILKKI; encoded by the coding sequence ATGCCACATTTAATAGCTCCCTCCATACTATCAGCCGATTTTGCAAACCTACAGCGCGATGTTGAAATGATTAATGCCAGTGCCGCCGATTGGTTTCATGTGGATGTTATGGATGGTGTGTTTGTCCCCAATATTTCGTTAGGCTTTCCGGTTATTAAAGCAATTAAAAAACATGCTAAAAAACCATTGGATGTGCATTTAATGATTGTGCATCCTGAAAAGTATTTAGCAGATTTTAAAGCTGCCGGTGCCGATGTGTTAACAGTTCATTTGGAGGCTTGTATCCATTTACACCGCACTTTACAAGAAATCAAAAACCTAGGCATGCAAGCCGGAGTAGCCATAAATCCACATACATCCGTTTCCTTGCTTGAAGATATTATTGCCGATTGCGACTTGATTTGTGTGATGAGCGTAAACCCCGGTTTTGGAGGACAAAAATTTATCCGCAACACTTTCACCAAAGTAATTGAACTAAAAGAAATGATTGCGCGCACCAATTCCAGCGCCAAAATCGAAATTGATGGGGGAGTAGATTTGCTTAACTACAAACAATTAATAGAAGTAGGAGCAGATGTACTAGTAGCCGGCAACACCGTTTTCTCCTCACCCAACCCATCAGAAACAATCCAAATCTTAAAAAAAATATAA
- a CDS encoding class I fructose-bisphosphate aldolase, whose translation MNASKIAELLGANADSLLNHTCKTISKDSIVQANGDFVGKTFTDTNRSNQVLRNLAAIYDHGRLGGTGYVSILPVDQGIEHSAGASFAPNPIYFDPENIVKLAIEGGCNAVASTYGVLANCSRKYAHKIPFIVKINHNEFISYPNKFDQIMFGSVDDAWNMGAAAVGATIYFGSPESGRQIVEVAQAFERAHELGMATILWCYTRNNGFKKDGIDYHTAADLTGQANHLGVTIQADIIKQKLATNNGGYTAINFGKTHPKVYSELTTDHPIDLNRYQVANCYMGKIGLINSGGESKGASDLADAVTTAVINKRAGGHGLISGRKAFQRPVKEGVELLNAIQDVYLAKEITIA comes from the coding sequence ATGAACGCTTCAAAAATTGCAGAACTGTTAGGAGCAAATGCTGACTCCTTGTTGAATCACACCTGTAAGACTATTTCGAAAGATAGCATCGTGCAAGCAAATGGTGATTTTGTAGGAAAAACGTTTACGGATACCAACCGCAGCAATCAAGTATTGCGCAATTTGGCTGCTATATATGACCATGGACGCTTAGGCGGAACGGGATATGTTTCTATTTTGCCGGTAGATCAAGGTATTGAGCATTCAGCCGGAGCTTCTTTTGCTCCCAATCCCATTTATTTTGATCCTGAAAATATTGTAAAGCTTGCCATTGAAGGCGGATGTAATGCAGTTGCTTCTACCTATGGCGTGCTTGCTAATTGTTCAAGAAAATATGCGCATAAAATTCCTTTCATTGTAAAAATTAACCACAATGAATTTATCTCTTATCCAAATAAATTTGATCAAATTATGTTTGGTTCGGTAGATGATGCCTGGAACATGGGCGCTGCAGCGGTTGGTGCTACTATTTATTTTGGTTCACCTGAATCGGGACGCCAGATTGTGGAAGTGGCACAAGCTTTTGAACGTGCACATGAATTAGGAATGGCTACCATTTTATGGTGCTATACCCGCAATAACGGCTTTAAAAAAGATGGAATCGATTACCATACAGCGGCCGATCTAACCGGACAAGCCAATCATTTGGGTGTTACCATTCAAGCCGATATCATTAAACAAAAACTAGCTACAAACAATGGCGGATATACAGCCATTAATTTTGGAAAAACCCATCCAAAAGTTTACAGCGAATTAACCACTGACCATCCTATTGATTTAAATCGCTATCAAGTGGCCAACTGTTACATGGGTAAAATTGGTTTAATTAATTCGGGCGGCGAATCTAAAGGCGCAAGCGACTTAGCGGATGCAGTTACCACTGCAGTAATTAATAAACGTGCCGGTGGCCACGGACTAATTTCAGGCCGCAAAGCATTTCAACGTCCTGTTAAAGAAGGCGTGGAATTACTTAATGCCATTCAAGATGTATATCTTGCTAAAGAAATAACGATTGCTTAA
- a CDS encoding acetyl-CoA carboxylase carboxyltransferase subunit beta translates to MSWFKRIKEGITTSTLEKKETPEGLWYKCPQCKHIVTAQDNIANLYVCDKCEYHQKIGSKEYFEILFDDNKFTELFPNLTSGDPLNFEDTKKYKDRIVDTQKKTGLKDALTSAHGKIDGQDLVICCMEFNFIGGSMGSVVGEKISRSIDYCIEKRIPFMIISKSGGARMMEAAFSLMQMAKTSVKLSLLAKEKIPYISFLTDPTTGGVTASYAMLGDLNISEPGALIGFAGPRVVKETIGKDLPKGFQTAEFVLEHGFLDLIVKRKELKAKLSQILKMFAN, encoded by the coding sequence ATGAGTTGGTTTAAACGAATAAAAGAAGGGATTACTACTTCTACCTTAGAAAAAAAGGAAACTCCGGAAGGCTTGTGGTACAAGTGCCCGCAATGCAAGCATATAGTTACTGCTCAAGACAATATTGCTAATTTATATGTGTGCGATAAGTGTGAATACCATCAAAAAATAGGTTCGAAAGAGTATTTCGAAATTTTGTTTGACGACAATAAATTTACCGAATTGTTTCCTAACCTCACATCCGGAGACCCGTTAAATTTTGAGGATACAAAAAAATACAAGGACCGTATTGTTGACACACAAAAGAAAACCGGTTTAAAGGATGCATTAACCTCCGCTCATGGAAAAATTGACGGTCAGGATTTGGTGATTTGTTGCATGGAATTTAACTTTATTGGAGGTTCGATGGGTTCGGTAGTGGGCGAAAAAATATCACGCTCTATTGATTACTGCATCGAAAAAAGAATTCCATTTATGATTATCAGTAAATCAGGAGGAGCCCGAATGATGGAAGCTGCCTTCTCGCTGATGCAGATGGCCAAAACTTCGGTAAAACTATCACTTTTAGCTAAAGAAAAAATACCCTATATCTCTTTTTTAACGGATCCTACTACCGGCGGTGTTACAGCATCTTACGCTATGTTGGGCGATTTAAACATTTCGGAACCGGGCGCATTAATTGGGTTTGCAGGTCCGCGTGTGGTGAAAGAAACGATAGGAAAAGATTTGCCCAAAGGCTTTCAAACAGCAGAGTTTGTGTTAGAACACGGTTTCCTGGATTTGATTGTGAAGCGCAAGGAATTAAAAGCTAAGCTTTCTCAAATTTTGAAAATGTTTGCGAATTGA
- a CDS encoding XdhC family protein: MKELKLWQFIEKKLADHESLVFMCVLESHGSSPGRQGFKMVVSEREIFGSIGGGIMEHKFVEMAKEKLVEEQKLSLTKKQIHNKSAKQNQSGMICSGEQTIFLYPMQDKELKHVKAIIEALQQNKNGLLEINSDGIYFYDKLIPESDYRFEKKSEQIWEYEEKLGYKNFLYIIGGGHCSLALSRIMSSMDFYVQVFDERKNLNTMTQNTFAHLTEELKSFELIKSKVPEHKNNFLVIMTFGYRTDGIVLRELMYQQYRYLGVLGSKTKIEKLREELNAEGVEQEIMDAIHAPIGIQIKSQTPEEIAVSIAAEIIQVKNSKME, translated from the coding sequence ATGAAAGAATTAAAACTGTGGCAATTTATTGAAAAAAAATTAGCAGACCATGAATCGCTCGTATTCATGTGTGTGCTCGAAAGCCATGGAAGCAGCCCTGGGCGACAAGGTTTTAAAATGGTGGTAAGTGAGCGCGAAATTTTTGGATCGATAGGTGGTGGTATTATGGAGCATAAATTTGTGGAGATGGCTAAGGAAAAATTGGTGGAGGAACAAAAGTTATCGCTCACTAAAAAACAAATTCACAATAAATCGGCGAAGCAAAATCAAAGCGGCATGATTTGTAGTGGAGAGCAAACCATATTTCTGTATCCCATGCAGGATAAAGAATTGAAGCATGTAAAGGCCATCATAGAAGCGCTTCAACAAAATAAAAATGGATTGCTTGAAATTAATTCAGACGGCATTTATTTTTATGATAAATTGATTCCGGAAAGCGATTATCGTTTTGAGAAGAAATCGGAACAAATATGGGAGTATGAAGAAAAATTGGGATACAAGAATTTTCTTTACATTATTGGTGGTGGGCATTGTTCGCTTGCATTAAGCAGAATTATGAGTAGCATGGATTTTTATGTGCAAGTGTTTGATGAGCGTAAAAATTTAAATACCATGACTCAAAATACCTTTGCGCACCTCACCGAAGAACTAAAAAGCTTTGAATTGATTAAAAGTAAAGTTCCTGAACACAAAAACAATTTTTTGGTGATTATGACATTTGGTTATCGTACGGATGGAATAGTGCTTCGCGAACTTATGTATCAACAATATCGCTATTTGGGTGTGTTGGGAAGTAAAACAAAAATCGAAAAACTAAGGGAAGAGTTAAATGCAGAAGGTGTTGAGCAAGAAATAATGGATGCCATTCACGCTCCAATTGGAATTCAAATTAAAAGTCAAACACCGGAGGAAATTGCGGTGAGCATTGCTGCTGAGATAATTCAGGTGAAGAACTCAAAAATGGAATAA
- the allB gene encoding allantoinase AllB: MNSSRSALKSKNILCPSGMISGIVLVEQNKIIAVLNESETDFTEHLVDVGESVIMPGLIDCHVHINEPGRTAWEGFETATKAAAAGGITTLIEMPLNASPVTTTASNFEIKQAAANGKLNVNCGFWGGVVPDNLNELDALLKSGVFGLKAFLTHSGIDDFPNTTAEHLHKALLILKKYDLPLLVHCELDAPNEDSHYLDENPRSYAAYLKSRPKSWENNAVQLMIDLCRETRSRVHLVHISSAEALPLIAAAKKEGLPLTAETCPHYLFFNAEQIPDGATEFKCAPPIRETENNEKLWAALKDGTLDFVVTDHSPAPPDLKEITSGNFKKAWGGIAGLQFSLPVMWTAMQQRGFSIHDLTALMSGNVANFMKMNSRKGKIEKGYDADLVIWNPSKKFIIKSEQIQHRHKITPYTGLELFGQVEQTYVNGIKVFDHENFIHLNQGKLLKS, translated from the coding sequence ATGAACAGCAGTCGCAGCGCACTAAAAAGCAAAAATATACTATGCCCTTCCGGGATGATTAGCGGAATAGTGCTGGTGGAGCAAAATAAAATAATAGCGGTGCTCAATGAAAGCGAAACTGATTTCACAGAACACTTAGTGGATGTAGGAGAAAGTGTAATCATGCCGGGATTAATAGATTGTCATGTGCACATCAACGAGCCCGGCCGAACAGCTTGGGAGGGCTTTGAAACTGCTACCAAAGCAGCCGCTGCAGGTGGAATTACCACTTTAATTGAAATGCCTTTAAATGCTTCACCGGTAACAACAACAGCTTCAAATTTTGAAATTAAACAAGCTGCAGCCAATGGAAAACTTAATGTAAATTGCGGCTTTTGGGGTGGTGTAGTTCCCGATAATTTAAATGAGCTGGACGCACTTTTGAAAAGCGGAGTGTTTGGATTAAAAGCTTTTTTAACCCATTCGGGGATAGATGATTTTCCTAATACCACTGCCGAACATCTGCACAAAGCCCTACTGATACTAAAAAAGTACGACTTGCCGCTTTTGGTACATTGCGAATTAGATGCGCCTAATGAGGATTCACATTATCTGGATGAAAATCCAAGAAGTTATGCTGCCTATTTAAAATCACGGCCAAAATCCTGGGAAAACAATGCTGTGCAACTGATGATAGACCTTTGTCGTGAAACAAGATCTCGGGTGCACCTGGTGCATATTAGCTCAGCTGAAGCATTGCCTTTAATAGCTGCAGCAAAAAAAGAAGGATTGCCTCTGACAGCTGAGACTTGCCCACATTATTTGTTTTTTAACGCTGAACAAATACCGGATGGAGCTACCGAATTTAAGTGTGCTCCACCCATCCGTGAAACAGAAAACAATGAAAAACTTTGGGCAGCACTTAAAGATGGCACACTCGATTTTGTAGTAACAGACCACTCTCCTGCCCCTCCCGATTTGAAAGAGATTACATCCGGCAATTTTAAAAAGGCTTGGGGAGGCATTGCAGGGCTGCAGTTTTCCCTTCCGGTGATGTGGACTGCGATGCAACAAAGAGGATTTTCGATACATGATTTAACTGCCTTGATGAGCGGAAATGTGGCTAATTTTATGAAAATGAATTCTCGAAAAGGTAAAATTGAAAAAGGATATGATGCCGATTTAGTGATTTGGAATCCTTCTAAAAAATTCATTATAAAAAGCGAACAAATTCAGCACCGACATAAAATCACACCTTATACAGGACTAGAATTATTTGGTCAAGTAGAACAAACTTACGTGAATGGTATTAAAGTGTTTGACCATGAAAATTTCATACATTTGAATCAGGGAAAATTATTGAAAAGCTAA
- the alc gene encoding allantoicase — MSEPTFTKLTDLAADRLGGKALLCSDDFFAEKENLLKPGRGIFITDKYTDRGKWMDGWESRRKRTPGHDWCIIQLATSGKIHGVDIDTNFFLGNHPPHASIEACTIQGEKDIEKMEAENKIQWKEILPKSPLNPGSQNFYEIADREIYTHLKLHIYPDGGVARLKVYGEVFKDWSVVKADDVIDLAAAVNGAKSVLCNDMFFSHMDNLIMPGRGVNMGDGWETKRNRTPNNRDWVIVRLAHKGEIQKVLVDTCHFKGNYPDTCLIEGCNISLEDESKLNTPEVNWTTLLPQSKLQADHEHLFEKEIAQKGPFTHVRLSIFPDGGISRLRMWGIIR, encoded by the coding sequence ATGTCTGAACCAACATTTACAAAACTAACCGATTTAGCAGCCGATCGCCTCGGCGGAAAAGCGCTTCTTTGCAGCGATGACTTTTTTGCCGAAAAAGAAAATTTACTAAAACCCGGAAGAGGAATTTTCATAACCGATAAATATACCGACCGCGGCAAATGGATGGATGGATGGGAAAGCCGCAGGAAGCGCACTCCCGGACACGATTGGTGCATCATACAATTAGCAACATCCGGAAAAATTCACGGTGTAGACATCGATACCAACTTCTTTTTAGGAAACCATCCACCACATGCCTCCATAGAAGCTTGCACTATTCAGGGTGAAAAAGACATAGAAAAAATGGAGGCAGAAAATAAAATCCAATGGAAAGAAATTCTTCCTAAGAGTCCGCTCAATCCGGGTAGTCAGAACTTTTATGAGATTGCCGACCGTGAAATATACACACATCTTAAATTGCACATCTATCCGGATGGCGGCGTGGCGCGATTAAAGGTATATGGCGAAGTTTTTAAAGATTGGAGTGTAGTTAAAGCAGACGATGTAATTGATTTGGCTGCTGCGGTGAATGGCGCTAAATCAGTGCTGTGCAACGATATGTTTTTTTCGCACATGGATAATTTAATAATGCCCGGACGTGGTGTAAATATGGGTGATGGTTGGGAAACCAAGCGTAACCGCACTCCGAATAACCGCGATTGGGTAATTGTGCGCCTCGCACACAAAGGAGAAATTCAAAAAGTGTTAGTTGATACTTGCCACTTTAAAGGTAATTATCCCGACACCTGTTTGATTGAAGGGTGCAACATTTCTTTGGAAGATGAATCGAAATTAAACACGCCTGAGGTAAATTGGACTACATTGCTTCCACAAAGCAAATTACAAGCAGATCACGAGCATTTATTCGAAAAAGAAATTGCACAAAAAGGACCTTTTACGCATGTTCGACTTTCTATTTTTCCGGATGGGGGAATAAGCAGGTTAAGGATGTGGGGAATTATCCGATAA
- the uraD gene encoding 2-oxo-4-hydroxy-4-carboxy-5-ureidoimidazoline decarboxylase — MTLKQFNQLSSHEAQNELFKCCGSTNWAETLASYMPFDSVSAIKAESDKIWSSCLQSDILEAFSHHPKIGDVKSLSEKFAATKQWASGEQAAVSVAPQEVLEKLAKGNAEYEKKFGYIFIVCATGKSAEEMLELLNNRLPNSPEQEIRIAAKEQNKITHIRIEKLFK; from the coding sequence ATGACCTTAAAACAATTCAATCAACTCAGTTCACACGAGGCGCAAAACGAGCTTTTTAAATGCTGCGGAAGCACCAATTGGGCCGAAACATTAGCGTCCTACATGCCCTTTGATTCGGTGTCAGCCATAAAAGCGGAGTCGGATAAAATTTGGAGTTCTTGTTTGCAAAGCGATATTTTGGAAGCATTTTCACACCATCCCAAAATTGGAGACGTAAAATCTTTATCCGAAAAATTTGCCGCCACCAAACAATGGGCTAGCGGCGAACAAGCTGCCGTTAGTGTTGCTCCACAAGAAGTGCTTGAAAAGCTCGCAAAAGGAAATGCGGAATACGAAAAAAAATTCGGCTATATTTTTATCGTTTGCGCCACCGGAAAAAGCGCAGAAGAAATGCTTGAATTGCTGAACAATCGCTTGCCCAATTCTCCGGAACAAGAAATTAGAATTGCCGCGAAAGAACAAAATAAAATTACGCATATTCGTATCGAAAAATTATTTAAATGA
- the uraH gene encoding hydroxyisourate hydrolase, with the protein MSQLTTHILDTTIGKPAQGVHIQLEQNKSGQWLPLAYGKTNSDGRISNLLPAEKILDTGVYRLIFDTGSYFKSQNSKSFYPSVSIEFEITDASHYHVPLLLNPFGYSTYRGS; encoded by the coding sequence ATGAGTCAATTAACCACACACATTTTAGATACCACAATTGGCAAACCGGCTCAGGGTGTGCACATCCAACTGGAGCAAAATAAATCCGGACAATGGCTCCCGCTTGCTTATGGGAAAACCAATTCTGACGGCCGCATCAGCAATTTACTTCCTGCTGAAAAAATACTGGATACTGGTGTATATCGATTGATTTTTGACACCGGTTCTTATTTCAAATCACAAAATAGTAAAAGTTTTTATCCCTCGGTAAGTATCGAATTTGAAATTACAGATGCATCTCATTACCATGTCCCCTTGTTGTTAAACCCCTTTGGATATAGCACTTACAGAGGGAGCTGA